A genomic segment from Gimesia sp. encodes:
- a CDS encoding glycosyltransferase family 39 protein translates to MPQTSMHNPEDQTQPAASTTVKALVALLLTVHAGLLAWSATKHSPNLNEHAHLVAGISHWKFARFELYRVNPPLVRMVAALPVLFSDAKYEWSGFYESPGARPVFTLGPEFIHVNGARFIWYLTLARWACIPFSLLGGYLCYRWAKDLYGSWAGVFSLTLWCFSPNIIAHGQCITPDCGATVLGLAATYAFWKWLQSPHWMQMVIAGVVLGLAELTKSTWIILFGLWPLIWLVWFITRATSPNTPWHRQALQLGTILLLGVYLLNLGYGFEGSFTQLKAFQFVSETLTDVERDKEERVISERQNRFQDSWIGALPVPLPSNYLLGIDVQKKDFEDFGRESYLRGEFRDKGWWYYYLYALTIKVPLGYWILFGLTMVHACWLGSSVRTTWQNGFVLAVPALTVLILVSSQTGFNHHMRYVLPIFPFAFIWMGQSALWFIEKKKIAALVTSISLTWALGCSIWIYPHSLAYFNELVRGPYNGHQHLLHSNIDWGQDLLFLKQWIRDHPEAKPFYMCYYSYFDPRDLGMDYLLPPVNEEQSTNFQPPPGWYAISVNYMKGYGWRYPKNGFAYFQKYKPVDTAGYSIYIYRIPESDLR, encoded by the coding sequence ATGCCCCAGACAAGCATGCACAACCCAGAAGATCAAACGCAACCCGCGGCATCGACCACCGTCAAAGCCCTGGTAGCCTTGCTGCTCACAGTACACGCGGGCCTGTTAGCCTGGAGTGCGACAAAGCACAGCCCCAATCTGAATGAACACGCCCATCTGGTTGCCGGTATCAGTCACTGGAAGTTTGCTCGATTTGAACTCTATCGGGTCAATCCACCCCTGGTGCGCATGGTGGCTGCCCTGCCCGTCCTATTCTCAGATGCGAAATACGAATGGAGCGGCTTTTACGAATCGCCCGGAGCTCGCCCGGTTTTCACCCTGGGACCAGAGTTCATTCACGTGAACGGCGCTCGGTTCATCTGGTACCTGACGCTAGCCCGCTGGGCCTGTATTCCTTTTTCTCTCCTCGGAGGCTATCTCTGCTACCGCTGGGCGAAAGACCTGTATGGCTCCTGGGCGGGAGTCTTCTCTCTGACGCTCTGGTGTTTTTCTCCAAATATCATTGCCCACGGACAATGCATTACCCCAGACTGCGGCGCAACTGTGTTGGGCCTCGCCGCCACCTATGCATTCTGGAAATGGTTGCAGTCCCCCCACTGGATGCAGATGGTCATCGCTGGCGTCGTACTGGGGCTGGCAGAACTGACCAAGTCGACGTGGATTATTCTGTTTGGACTCTGGCCACTGATCTGGCTGGTCTGGTTCATTACCAGGGCCACCTCCCCCAACACTCCCTGGCACCGACAGGCCCTGCAACTGGGAACGATCCTGTTGCTGGGCGTCTATCTGTTAAATCTGGGCTACGGTTTCGAAGGTTCGTTCACTCAACTCAAAGCATTCCAGTTTGTCAGCGAAACGCTGACCGACGTTGAGAGAGACAAAGAGGAGCGAGTGATTTCGGAGAGGCAGAACCGTTTCCAGGATTCCTGGATCGGAGCACTACCAGTTCCGCTTCCCAGCAATTACTTGCTAGGGATTGATGTGCAGAAAAAGGACTTCGAAGATTTCGGCCGCGAATCCTACTTACGTGGCGAATTTCGCGACAAGGGCTGGTGGTACTACTATCTATATGCCCTGACGATCAAAGTGCCCTTGGGTTACTGGATTCTCTTTGGTCTCACTATGGTCCATGCCTGCTGGCTTGGCTCTTCTGTCAGGACAACCTGGCAGAATGGCTTCGTTCTGGCAGTTCCAGCACTGACCGTTCTCATCCTGGTCAGTTCCCAGACCGGTTTCAATCATCACATGCGCTATGTGTTGCCAATCTTTCCCTTCGCCTTTATCTGGATGGGGCAATCAGCTTTGTGGTTTATTGAAAAGAAAAAGATTGCTGCTTTAGTAACCAGTATTAGTCTTACTTGGGCTCTTGGCTGCAGTATATGGATCTATCCTCACTCCCTAGCTTATTTCAACGAACTTGTTAGAGGTCCATATAACGGTCATCAGCACTTGCTCCACAGTAATATCGATTGGGGACAAGACTTACTTTTTTTAAAGCAATGGATTAGGGACCACCCTGAGGCAAAACCTTTCTACATGTGCTATTACAGCTATTTTGATCCACGGGACCTGGGTATGGATTATCTATTGCCTCCCGTGAATGAAGAACAGAGCACTAATTTCCAACCGCCACCGGGCTGGTATGCCATCAGTGTAAACTACATGAAAGGGTACGGCTGGCGATACCCCAAA
- a CDS encoding DUF1559 domain-containing protein has product MKHRRGFSLIELLVVIAVIGIIIALAIPAIQASRQAARRTQCQNNLRQIGLALHNYHEQFQTLPPLAVWGGSPGEPAGGGELPIGLYDRVAIGASPGNEPSRMYANWLVMLLPQLEQSTLYNQYQFNRPVADGDNVEVRTAELSILKCPSDPQSESGNQYQRDYLAGTANNMYSRGNYAMNFGPDRACARGMQPDCDDGFFVDSADLANENSVLWGSGAGGFNKSFQFKDFKAGQSNVVVAEEVRAGIHPVDPRGTWALGYIGASATARHGIVGRREDSYGPNNNSAGADDIVGCSALKGSLFSDSELIAQGMPCHVNKPIESNSQATARSMHPGGVFVLMGDGSVHFINDSVDINTWYSMHTRDGSQTSSAP; this is encoded by the coding sequence ATGAAACATCGAAGAGGTTTTTCCCTGATTGAACTTCTGGTCGTGATCGCCGTGATCGGTATTATAATTGCCCTGGCAATACCAGCAATTCAAGCCTCGCGTCAGGCAGCTCGTCGAACCCAATGTCAGAATAATCTGAGGCAGATTGGACTGGCACTACACAATTATCACGAACAGTTTCAGACACTTCCCCCACTGGCTGTCTGGGGAGGCTCTCCCGGAGAACCGGCTGGAGGAGGAGAACTCCCCATCGGGCTCTACGATCGCGTGGCGATAGGAGCTTCCCCGGGAAATGAGCCGAGCCGGATGTACGCCAACTGGCTGGTCATGCTGTTACCTCAACTCGAACAGTCTACGCTCTACAACCAGTATCAGTTTAACCGGCCTGTGGCAGATGGTGACAATGTCGAAGTTCGAACTGCTGAGCTCTCGATACTGAAGTGTCCGAGTGACCCTCAAAGTGAATCCGGCAATCAATATCAGAGAGATTATCTGGCTGGAACTGCCAATAATATGTACTCTCGTGGAAACTATGCGATGAACTTCGGGCCCGATCGAGCATGTGCACGCGGGATGCAACCTGATTGTGATGATGGCTTCTTCGTCGACTCTGCGGATCTGGCAAACGAAAACAGCGTGCTCTGGGGATCGGGGGCCGGCGGATTCAATAAATCGTTTCAGTTTAAAGATTTCAAAGCCGGTCAGTCCAATGTGGTCGTAGCCGAAGAAGTGAGAGCCGGCATACATCCCGTTGACCCGCGGGGCACCTGGGCACTCGGGTATATCGGGGCCAGTGCAACAGCTCGACATGGGATAGTAGGGCGGAGAGAAGATTCATATGGTCCTAATAATAACAGTGCAGGAGCCGACGATATTGTCGGCTGCAGTGCACTGAAAGGCTCGCTATTCAGTGATTCAGAACTCATAGCTCAGGGAATGCCCTGCCACGTGAATAAACCGATCGAGTCCAATTCTCAGGCAACGGCCCGCAGCATGCATCCTGGTGGCGTATTTGTCCTGATGGGTGATGGTAGTGTGCATTTCATAAATGATTCTGTTGATATCAACACCTGGTACTCGATGCATACACGTGATGGAAGTCAGACTTCTTCAGCCCCCTGA
- a CDS encoding family 16 glycoside hydrolase, with product MLQPASSTWFSKKWERFQNSGKRGFVKREFTDDQGVTHNYVVYVPFDLPPESKPPLILFLHGAGERGTDGTKSLVAGIGPAIWETKRNFPFVVLFPQEPPANTAYSQKAFFQNVDQMLDFMIEEYHIDPDRISVTGISRGGDQSWSIVDAHPERFAATVPISASCEPELMKRVVQTQTPVWNVYVRGDNTRSGQQYRKLFQDLLEMGFSPHFTELNGNLSEEWWKHDAWNFTNRCPAVFRWLLAQNRTENLNQTKFQTVFPETSPEHWQLPSPAWNLSGGGILNSAGTASATEADALFRNPYRNYELHFEFKIQRGSGCCLKFYKADQNDDPGFFKMKIVLPQTGSSSVIDEPGEQWLTDSDNLAQHALLPDDWNDLRIKVDYSGMKVLLNGWELFSLSPVQTQELNGTLSLGLPEAAGSVEWRYFRIRELE from the coding sequence TTGCTTCAGCCTGCCTCAAGCACCTGGTTTTCAAAAAAGTGGGAACGCTTTCAGAACAGCGGAAAACGGGGCTTTGTGAAACGGGAATTTACCGACGATCAAGGTGTCACACACAATTATGTTGTTTATGTCCCCTTTGATCTGCCACCAGAGTCAAAGCCTCCGCTGATCCTGTTCCTGCATGGCGCGGGAGAACGGGGCACCGATGGCACAAAGTCTCTCGTTGCCGGGATTGGCCCTGCGATCTGGGAAACGAAACGCAACTTTCCGTTTGTGGTCCTGTTTCCTCAGGAACCACCTGCGAACACTGCTTACAGTCAGAAAGCATTTTTTCAAAATGTGGATCAAATGCTGGATTTCATGATAGAGGAATATCATATCGATCCAGATCGAATTTCGGTGACAGGAATCTCCCGGGGAGGCGATCAAAGCTGGTCTATTGTGGATGCTCATCCGGAGCGTTTCGCAGCAACAGTCCCCATTTCGGCCAGCTGTGAGCCGGAACTGATGAAACGAGTCGTGCAAACTCAGACCCCCGTCTGGAATGTGTATGTACGGGGCGATAATACCCGCTCAGGGCAACAGTACCGAAAGTTGTTTCAGGATCTGCTGGAAATGGGGTTCAGCCCCCATTTTACTGAGCTGAACGGGAATCTGTCCGAGGAATGGTGGAAGCATGATGCCTGGAATTTTACGAATCGCTGCCCGGCTGTCTTCCGCTGGCTGCTCGCTCAGAACCGTACGGAGAATTTGAATCAGACGAAGTTTCAAACGGTTTTTCCCGAAACGTCCCCTGAACACTGGCAACTCCCCTCTCCTGCCTGGAATCTTTCCGGGGGCGGCATACTTAATTCTGCAGGAACAGCGTCGGCTACTGAAGCTGATGCCCTTTTTCGAAACCCCTACCGAAACTATGAACTGCACTTTGAATTTAAGATTCAACGGGGCTCTGGTTGTTGTCTGAAATTCTATAAAGCCGATCAGAACGACGATCCTGGATTCTTCAAAATGAAGATCGTACTGCCCCAGACAGGCAGCAGTTCGGTCATTGATGAGCCTGGTGAGCAATGGCTGACCGATTCTGACAACCTGGCCCAACATGCACTCCTGCCAGATGACTGGAATGACCTTCGAATCAAAGTGGACTATTCGGGAATGAAGGTACTTCTCAATGGCTGGGAGCTGTTTTCCCTTTCTCCAGTGCAGACTCAGGAATTGAATGGAACTCTGTCCCTGGGATTGCCGGAAGCAGCGGGAAGTGTGGAATGGAGATATTTTCGCATCCGGGAGTTGGAATAA